A region of Homo sapiens chromosome X, GRCh38.p14 Primary Assembly DNA encodes the following proteins:
- the PDZD4 gene encoding PDZ domain-containing protein 4 isoform 3 (isoform 3 is encoded by transcript variant 3), with protein sequence MTAPPISHEYYDPAEFMEGGPQEADRLDELEYEEVELYKSSHRDKLGLMVCYRTDDEEDLGIYVGEVNPNSIAAKDGRIREGDRIIQINGVDVQNREEAVAILSQEENTNISLLVARPESQLAKRWKDSDRDDFLDDFGSENEGELRARKLKSPPAQQPGNEEEKGAPDAGPGLSNSQELDSGVGRTDESTRNEESSEHDLLGDEPPSSTNTPGSLRKFGLQGDALQSRDFHFSMDSLLAEGAGLGGGDVPGLTDEEYERYRELLEIKCHLENGNQLGLLFPRASGGNSALDVNRNESLGHEMAMLEEELRHLEFKCRNILRAQKMQQLRERCMKAWLLEEESLYDLAASEPKKHELSDISELPEKSDKDSTSAYNTGESCRSTPLLVEPLPESPLRRAMAGNSNLNRTPPGPAVATPAKAAPPPGSPAKFRSLSRDPEAGRRQHAEERGRRNPKTGLTLERVGPESSPYLSRRHRGQGQEGEHYHSCVQLAPTRGLEELGHGPLSLAGGPRVGGVAAAATEAPRMEWKVKVRSDGTRYVAKRPVRDRLLKARALKIREERSGMTTDDDAVSEMKMGRYWSKEERKQHLIRAREQRKRREFMMQSRLECLREQQNGDSKPELNIIALSHRKTMKKRNKKILDNWITIQEMLAHGARSADGKRVYNPLLSVTTV encoded by the exons atgacCGC CCCCCCAATCAGCCATGAGTATTATGACCCGGCGGAGTTTATGGAGGGCGGCCCGCAGGAGGCAGACCGCTTGGATGAGCTGGAGTATGAG GAGGTGGAGCTGTATAAAAGCAGCCACCGGGACAAGCTGGGCCTGATGGTTTGCTACCGCACGGACGACGAGGAGGACCTGGGCATTTATGTCGGAGAG GTAAATCCCAACAGCATTGCAGCCAAAGACGGCCGGATCCGTGAGGGAGACCGCATCATCCAG ATTAACGGTGTAGACGTCCAGAACCGGGAAGAGGCGGTGGCCATCCTGAGCCAGGAAGAGAACACCAACATCTCCCTGCTGGTGGCCCGACCTGAGAGTCAG CTGGCGAAAAGGTGGAAGGACAGCGACCGGGATGACTTCCTGGATGACTTTGGCTCTGAGAATGAGGGGGAGCTGCGTGCTCGTAAACTGAAATCACCCCCTGCCCAGCAG CCCGGAAACGAAGAGGAGAAGGGGGCTCCCGATGCCGGCCCAGGCCTGAGCAACAGCCAGGAGCTGGACAGCGGGGTGGGCCGGACTGACGAGAGCACCCGGAACGAAGAGAGCTCTGAGCACGACCTGCTGGGGGACGAACCCCCGAGCTCCACCAACACCCCGGGAAGCCTGCGCAAGTTTGGCCTGCAAGGGGACGCCCTGCAGAGCCGGGACTTCCATTTCAGCATGGACTCTCTGCTGGCCGAGGGGGCGGGGCTGGGAGGGGGCGACGTCCCGGGCCTCACGGATGAGGAGTATGAGCGCTACCGTGAGCTCCTGGAGATCAAGTGCCACCTGGAGAACGGCAACCAGCTGGGCCTCCTCTTTCCCCGGGCCTCCGGAGGCAACAGCGCCCTGGACGTCAACCGCAACGAGAGCCTGGGCCACGAGATGGCCATGCTGGAGGAGGAGCTAAGGCACCTGGAATTCAAGTGCCGCAACATACTGCGGGCGCAGAAGATGCAGCAGCTGCGTGAGCGCTGCATGAAGGCCTGGCTGCTGGAGGAGGAGAGCCTCTACGACCTGGCGGCCAGCGAGCCCAAGAAGCACGAGCTGTCCGACATCTCCGAGCTGCCCGAGAAGTCGGACAAGGACAGCACCAGCGCCTACAACACTGGGGAGAGCTGCCGCAGCACCCCGCTGCTTGTGGAGCCCCTGCCCGAGAGCCCCCTGCGGCGGGCCATGGCCGGCAACTCCAACTTGAACCGGACCCCTCCCGGCCCCGCTGTTGCCACCCCCGCCAAGGCAGCTCCTCCACCGGGGAGCCCCGCCAAGTTCCGGTCCCTCTCCCGGGATCCTGAGGCCGGCCGGAGGCAGCACGCGGAGGAGCGCGGCCGCCGCAACCCCAAGACGGGGTTGACCCTGGAGCGTGTGGGCCCTGAAAGCAGCCCTTACCTCTCGCGGCGCCACCGCGGCCAGGGCCAGGAGGGCGAGCACTACCACAGCTGCGTGCAGCTGGCCCCGACGCGAGGCCTGGAGGAGCTGGGCCACGGCCCCCTGAGCTTGGCCGGTGGCCCTCGGGTGGGCGGGGTGGCGGCCGCGGCCACTGAAGCACCGCGCATGGAGTGGAAAGTGAAGGTGCGCAGCGACGGAACCCGCTACGTGGCCAAGCGGCCCGTGCGAGATCGGCTGCTGAAAGCCCGTGCCCTGAAGATCCGGGAGGAGCGCAGCGGTATGACGACCGACGACGACGCGGTGAGCGAGATGAAGATGGGCCGCTACTGGAGCAAGGAGGAGCGGAAGCAGCACCTGATCCGGGCCCGTGAGCAGCGGAAGCGGCGCGAGTTCATGATGCAGAGCCGGCTGGAGTGCCTGCGGGAGCAGCAGAATGGCGACAGCAAGCCCGAGCTCAACATCATTGCCCTGAGCCACCGCAAAACCATGAAGAAGCGGAACAAGAAGATCCTGGACAACTGGATCACCATCCAGGAGATGCTGGCCCACGGCGCGCGCTCCGCCGATGGCAAGCGGGTCTACAACCCTCTTCTCTCAGTCACCACCGTGTGA
- the PDZD4 gene encoding PDZ domain-containing protein 4 isoform 6 (isoform 6 is encoded by transcript variant 6) has product MALGKLRPPTPPMVILEPPPISHEYYDPAEFMEGGPQEADRLDELEYEEVELYKSSHRDKLGLMVCYRTDDEEDLGIYVGEVNPNSIAAKDGRIREGDRIIQINGVDVQNREEAVAILSQEENTNISLLVARPESQLAKRWKDSDRDDFLDDFGSENEGELRARKLKSPPAQQPGNEEEKGAPDAGPGLSNSQELDSGVGRTDESTRNEESSEHDLLGDEPPSSTNTPGSLRKFGLQGDALQSRDFHFSMDSLLAEGAGLGGGDVPGLTDEEYERYRELLEIKCHLENGNQLGLLFPRASGGNSALDVNRNESLGHEMAMLEEELRHLEFKCRNILRAQKMQQLRERCMKAWLLEEESLYDLAASEPKKHELSDISELPEKSDKDSTSAYNTGESCRSTPLLVEPLPESPLRRAMAGNSNLNRTPPGPAVATPAKAAPPPGSPAKFRSLSRDPEAGRRQHAEERGRRNPKTGLTLERVGPESSPYLSRRHRGQGQEGEHYHSCVQLAPTRGLEELGHGPLSLAGGPRVGGVAAAATEAPRMEWKVKVRSDGTRYVAKRPVRDRLLKARALKIREERSGMTTDDDAVSEMKMGRYWSKEERKQHLIRAREQRKRREFMMQSRLECLREQQNGDSKPELNIIALSHRKTMKKRNKKILDNWITIQEMLAHGARSADGKRVYNPLLSVTTV; this is encoded by the exons ATGGCGCTGGGCAAGCTGCGTCCGCCCACCCCGCCCATGGTCATCCTGGAGCC CCCCCCAATCAGCCATGAGTATTATGACCCGGCGGAGTTTATGGAGGGCGGCCCGCAGGAGGCAGACCGCTTGGATGAGCTGGAGTATGAG GAGGTGGAGCTGTATAAAAGCAGCCACCGGGACAAGCTGGGCCTGATGGTTTGCTACCGCACGGACGACGAGGAGGACCTGGGCATTTATGTCGGAGAG GTAAATCCCAACAGCATTGCAGCCAAAGACGGCCGGATCCGTGAGGGAGACCGCATCATCCAG ATTAACGGTGTAGACGTCCAGAACCGGGAAGAGGCGGTGGCCATCCTGAGCCAGGAAGAGAACACCAACATCTCCCTGCTGGTGGCCCGACCTGAGAGTCAG CTGGCGAAAAGGTGGAAGGACAGCGACCGGGATGACTTCCTGGATGACTTTGGCTCTGAGAATGAGGGGGAGCTGCGTGCTCGTAAACTGAAATCACCCCCTGCCCAGCAG CCCGGAAACGAAGAGGAGAAGGGGGCTCCCGATGCCGGCCCAGGCCTGAGCAACAGCCAGGAGCTGGACAGCGGGGTGGGCCGGACTGACGAGAGCACCCGGAACGAAGAGAGCTCTGAGCACGACCTGCTGGGGGACGAACCCCCGAGCTCCACCAACACCCCGGGAAGCCTGCGCAAGTTTGGCCTGCAAGGGGACGCCCTGCAGAGCCGGGACTTCCATTTCAGCATGGACTCTCTGCTGGCCGAGGGGGCGGGGCTGGGAGGGGGCGACGTCCCGGGCCTCACGGATGAGGAGTATGAGCGCTACCGTGAGCTCCTGGAGATCAAGTGCCACCTGGAGAACGGCAACCAGCTGGGCCTCCTCTTTCCCCGGGCCTCCGGAGGCAACAGCGCCCTGGACGTCAACCGCAACGAGAGCCTGGGCCACGAGATGGCCATGCTGGAGGAGGAGCTAAGGCACCTGGAATTCAAGTGCCGCAACATACTGCGGGCGCAGAAGATGCAGCAGCTGCGTGAGCGCTGCATGAAGGCCTGGCTGCTGGAGGAGGAGAGCCTCTACGACCTGGCGGCCAGCGAGCCCAAGAAGCACGAGCTGTCCGACATCTCCGAGCTGCCCGAGAAGTCGGACAAGGACAGCACCAGCGCCTACAACACTGGGGAGAGCTGCCGCAGCACCCCGCTGCTTGTGGAGCCCCTGCCCGAGAGCCCCCTGCGGCGGGCCATGGCCGGCAACTCCAACTTGAACCGGACCCCTCCCGGCCCCGCTGTTGCCACCCCCGCCAAGGCAGCTCCTCCACCGGGGAGCCCCGCCAAGTTCCGGTCCCTCTCCCGGGATCCTGAGGCCGGCCGGAGGCAGCACGCGGAGGAGCGCGGCCGCCGCAACCCCAAGACGGGGTTGACCCTGGAGCGTGTGGGCCCTGAAAGCAGCCCTTACCTCTCGCGGCGCCACCGCGGCCAGGGCCAGGAGGGCGAGCACTACCACAGCTGCGTGCAGCTGGCCCCGACGCGAGGCCTGGAGGAGCTGGGCCACGGCCCCCTGAGCTTGGCCGGTGGCCCTCGGGTGGGCGGGGTGGCGGCCGCGGCCACTGAAGCACCGCGCATGGAGTGGAAAGTGAAGGTGCGCAGCGACGGAACCCGCTACGTGGCCAAGCGGCCCGTGCGAGATCGGCTGCTGAAAGCCCGTGCCCTGAAGATCCGGGAGGAGCGCAGCGGTATGACGACCGACGACGACGCGGTGAGCGAGATGAAGATGGGCCGCTACTGGAGCAAGGAGGAGCGGAAGCAGCACCTGATCCGGGCCCGTGAGCAGCGGAAGCGGCGCGAGTTCATGATGCAGAGCCGGCTGGAGTGCCTGCGGGAGCAGCAGAATGGCGACAGCAAGCCCGAGCTCAACATCATTGCCCTGAGCCACCGCAAAACCATGAAGAAGCGGAACAAGAAGATCCTGGACAACTGGATCACCATCCAGGAGATGCTGGCCCACGGCGCGCGCTCCGCCGATGGCAAGCGGGTCTACAACCCTCTTCTCTCAGTCACCACCGTGTGA
- the PDZD4 gene encoding PDZ domain-containing protein 4 isoform 5 (isoform 5 is encoded by transcript variant 5), with protein sequence MALGKLRPPTPPMVILEPYVLSELPPISHEYYDPAEFMEGGPQEADRLDELEYEEVELYKSSHRDKLGLMVCYRTDDEEDLGIYVGEVNPNSIAAKDGRIREGDRIIQINGVDVQNREEAVAILSQEENTNISLLVARPESQLAKRWKDSDRDDFLDDFGSENEGELRARKLKSPPAQQPGNEEEKGAPDAGPGLSNSQELDSGVGRTDESTRNEESSEHDLLGDEPPSSTNTPGSLRKFGLQGDALQSRDFHFSMDSLLAEGAGLGGGDVPGLTDEEYERYRELLEIKCHLENGNQLGLLFPRASGGNSALDVNRNESLGHEMAMLEEELRHLEFKCRNILRAQKMQQLRERCMKAWLLEEESLYDLAASEPKKHELSDISELPEKSDKDSTSAYNTGESCRSTPLLVEPLPESPLRRAMAGNSNLNRTPPGPAVATPAKAAPPPGSPAKFRSLSRDPEAGRRQHAEERGRRNPKTGLTLERVGPESSPYLSRRHRGQGQEGEHYHSCVQLAPTRGLEELGHGPLSLAGGPRVGGVAAAATEAPRMEWKVKVRSDGTRYVAKRPVRDRLLKARALKIREERSGMTTDDDAVSEMKMGRYWSKEERKQHLIRAREQRKRREFMMQSRLECLREQQNGDSKPELNIIALSHRKTMKKRNKKILDNWITIQEMLAHGARSADGKRVYNPLLSVTTV encoded by the exons ATGGCGCTGGGCAAGCTGCGTCCGCCCACCCCGCCCATGGTCATCCTGGAGCCGTACGTCCTCTCTGAGCT CCCCCCAATCAGCCATGAGTATTATGACCCGGCGGAGTTTATGGAGGGCGGCCCGCAGGAGGCAGACCGCTTGGATGAGCTGGAGTATGAG GAGGTGGAGCTGTATAAAAGCAGCCACCGGGACAAGCTGGGCCTGATGGTTTGCTACCGCACGGACGACGAGGAGGACCTGGGCATTTATGTCGGAGAG GTAAATCCCAACAGCATTGCAGCCAAAGACGGCCGGATCCGTGAGGGAGACCGCATCATCCAG ATTAACGGTGTAGACGTCCAGAACCGGGAAGAGGCGGTGGCCATCCTGAGCCAGGAAGAGAACACCAACATCTCCCTGCTGGTGGCCCGACCTGAGAGTCAG CTGGCGAAAAGGTGGAAGGACAGCGACCGGGATGACTTCCTGGATGACTTTGGCTCTGAGAATGAGGGGGAGCTGCGTGCTCGTAAACTGAAATCACCCCCTGCCCAGCAG CCCGGAAACGAAGAGGAGAAGGGGGCTCCCGATGCCGGCCCAGGCCTGAGCAACAGCCAGGAGCTGGACAGCGGGGTGGGCCGGACTGACGAGAGCACCCGGAACGAAGAGAGCTCTGAGCACGACCTGCTGGGGGACGAACCCCCGAGCTCCACCAACACCCCGGGAAGCCTGCGCAAGTTTGGCCTGCAAGGGGACGCCCTGCAGAGCCGGGACTTCCATTTCAGCATGGACTCTCTGCTGGCCGAGGGGGCGGGGCTGGGAGGGGGCGACGTCCCGGGCCTCACGGATGAGGAGTATGAGCGCTACCGTGAGCTCCTGGAGATCAAGTGCCACCTGGAGAACGGCAACCAGCTGGGCCTCCTCTTTCCCCGGGCCTCCGGAGGCAACAGCGCCCTGGACGTCAACCGCAACGAGAGCCTGGGCCACGAGATGGCCATGCTGGAGGAGGAGCTAAGGCACCTGGAATTCAAGTGCCGCAACATACTGCGGGCGCAGAAGATGCAGCAGCTGCGTGAGCGCTGCATGAAGGCCTGGCTGCTGGAGGAGGAGAGCCTCTACGACCTGGCGGCCAGCGAGCCCAAGAAGCACGAGCTGTCCGACATCTCCGAGCTGCCCGAGAAGTCGGACAAGGACAGCACCAGCGCCTACAACACTGGGGAGAGCTGCCGCAGCACCCCGCTGCTTGTGGAGCCCCTGCCCGAGAGCCCCCTGCGGCGGGCCATGGCCGGCAACTCCAACTTGAACCGGACCCCTCCCGGCCCCGCTGTTGCCACCCCCGCCAAGGCAGCTCCTCCACCGGGGAGCCCCGCCAAGTTCCGGTCCCTCTCCCGGGATCCTGAGGCCGGCCGGAGGCAGCACGCGGAGGAGCGCGGCCGCCGCAACCCCAAGACGGGGTTGACCCTGGAGCGTGTGGGCCCTGAAAGCAGCCCTTACCTCTCGCGGCGCCACCGCGGCCAGGGCCAGGAGGGCGAGCACTACCACAGCTGCGTGCAGCTGGCCCCGACGCGAGGCCTGGAGGAGCTGGGCCACGGCCCCCTGAGCTTGGCCGGTGGCCCTCGGGTGGGCGGGGTGGCGGCCGCGGCCACTGAAGCACCGCGCATGGAGTGGAAAGTGAAGGTGCGCAGCGACGGAACCCGCTACGTGGCCAAGCGGCCCGTGCGAGATCGGCTGCTGAAAGCCCGTGCCCTGAAGATCCGGGAGGAGCGCAGCGGTATGACGACCGACGACGACGCGGTGAGCGAGATGAAGATGGGCCGCTACTGGAGCAAGGAGGAGCGGAAGCAGCACCTGATCCGGGCCCGTGAGCAGCGGAAGCGGCGCGAGTTCATGATGCAGAGCCGGCTGGAGTGCCTGCGGGAGCAGCAGAATGGCGACAGCAAGCCCGAGCTCAACATCATTGCCCTGAGCCACCGCAAAACCATGAAGAAGCGGAACAAGAAGATCCTGGACAACTGGATCACCATCCAGGAGATGCTGGCCCACGGCGCGCGCTCCGCCGATGGCAAGCGGGTCTACAACCCTCTTCTCTCAGTCACCACCGTGTGA
- the PDZD4 gene encoding PDZ domain-containing protein 4 isoform 2 (isoform 2 is encoded by transcript variant 2) translates to MGCNMCVVQKPEEQYKVMLQVNGKELSKLSQEQTLQALRSSKEPLVIQVLRRSPRLRGDSSCHDLQLVDSGTQTDITFEHIMALGKLRPPTPPMVILEPPPISHEYYDPAEFMEGGPQEADRLDELEYEEVELYKSSHRDKLGLMVCYRTDDEEDLGIYVGEVNPNSIAAKDGRIREGDRIIQINGVDVQNREEAVAILSQEENTNISLLVARPESQLAKRWKDSDRDDFLDDFGSENEGELRARKLKSPPAQQPGNEEEKGAPDAGPGLSNSQELDSGVGRTDESTRNEESSEHDLLGDEPPSSTNTPGSLRKFGLQGDALQSRDFHFSMDSLLAEGAGLGGGDVPGLTDEEYERYRELLEIKCHLENGNQLGLLFPRASGGNSALDVNRNESLGHEMAMLEEELRHLEFKCRNILRAQKMQQLRERCMKAWLLEEESLYDLAASEPKKHELSDISELPEKSDKDSTSAYNTGESCRSTPLLVEPLPESPLRRAMAGNSNLNRTPPGPAVATPAKAAPPPGSPAKFRSLSRDPEAGRRQHAEERGRRNPKTGLTLERVGPESSPYLSRRHRGQGQEGEHYHSCVQLAPTRGLEELGHGPLSLAGGPRVGGVAAAATEAPRMEWKVKVRSDGTRYVAKRPVRDRLLKARALKIREERSGMTTDDDAVSEMKMGRYWSKEERKQHLIRAREQRKRREFMMQSRLECLREQQNGDSKPELNIIALSHRKTMKKRNKKILDNWITIQEMLAHGARSADGKRVYNPLLSVTTV, encoded by the exons GTGAACGGGAAGGAGCTCTCCAAGCTGTCTCAGGAGCAAACTCTGCAGGCCCTGCGCTCCTCCAAGGAGCCCCTGGTGATCCAGGTGCTGAGACGCAGCCCCCGCCTCCGGGGGGACAGCTCCTGTCACGACCTGCAGCTGGTGGACAGTGGCACTCAGACCGACATCACCTTCGAGCATATCATGGCGCTGGGCAAGCTGCGTCCGCCCACCCCGCCCATGGTCATCCTGGAGCC CCCCCCAATCAGCCATGAGTATTATGACCCGGCGGAGTTTATGGAGGGCGGCCCGCAGGAGGCAGACCGCTTGGATGAGCTGGAGTATGAG GAGGTGGAGCTGTATAAAAGCAGCCACCGGGACAAGCTGGGCCTGATGGTTTGCTACCGCACGGACGACGAGGAGGACCTGGGCATTTATGTCGGAGAG GTAAATCCCAACAGCATTGCAGCCAAAGACGGCCGGATCCGTGAGGGAGACCGCATCATCCAG ATTAACGGTGTAGACGTCCAGAACCGGGAAGAGGCGGTGGCCATCCTGAGCCAGGAAGAGAACACCAACATCTCCCTGCTGGTGGCCCGACCTGAGAGTCAG CTGGCGAAAAGGTGGAAGGACAGCGACCGGGATGACTTCCTGGATGACTTTGGCTCTGAGAATGAGGGGGAGCTGCGTGCTCGTAAACTGAAATCACCCCCTGCCCAGCAG CCCGGAAACGAAGAGGAGAAGGGGGCTCCCGATGCCGGCCCAGGCCTGAGCAACAGCCAGGAGCTGGACAGCGGGGTGGGCCGGACTGACGAGAGCACCCGGAACGAAGAGAGCTCTGAGCACGACCTGCTGGGGGACGAACCCCCGAGCTCCACCAACACCCCGGGAAGCCTGCGCAAGTTTGGCCTGCAAGGGGACGCCCTGCAGAGCCGGGACTTCCATTTCAGCATGGACTCTCTGCTGGCCGAGGGGGCGGGGCTGGGAGGGGGCGACGTCCCGGGCCTCACGGATGAGGAGTATGAGCGCTACCGTGAGCTCCTGGAGATCAAGTGCCACCTGGAGAACGGCAACCAGCTGGGCCTCCTCTTTCCCCGGGCCTCCGGAGGCAACAGCGCCCTGGACGTCAACCGCAACGAGAGCCTGGGCCACGAGATGGCCATGCTGGAGGAGGAGCTAAGGCACCTGGAATTCAAGTGCCGCAACATACTGCGGGCGCAGAAGATGCAGCAGCTGCGTGAGCGCTGCATGAAGGCCTGGCTGCTGGAGGAGGAGAGCCTCTACGACCTGGCGGCCAGCGAGCCCAAGAAGCACGAGCTGTCCGACATCTCCGAGCTGCCCGAGAAGTCGGACAAGGACAGCACCAGCGCCTACAACACTGGGGAGAGCTGCCGCAGCACCCCGCTGCTTGTGGAGCCCCTGCCCGAGAGCCCCCTGCGGCGGGCCATGGCCGGCAACTCCAACTTGAACCGGACCCCTCCCGGCCCCGCTGTTGCCACCCCCGCCAAGGCAGCTCCTCCACCGGGGAGCCCCGCCAAGTTCCGGTCCCTCTCCCGGGATCCTGAGGCCGGCCGGAGGCAGCACGCGGAGGAGCGCGGCCGCCGCAACCCCAAGACGGGGTTGACCCTGGAGCGTGTGGGCCCTGAAAGCAGCCCTTACCTCTCGCGGCGCCACCGCGGCCAGGGCCAGGAGGGCGAGCACTACCACAGCTGCGTGCAGCTGGCCCCGACGCGAGGCCTGGAGGAGCTGGGCCACGGCCCCCTGAGCTTGGCCGGTGGCCCTCGGGTGGGCGGGGTGGCGGCCGCGGCCACTGAAGCACCGCGCATGGAGTGGAAAGTGAAGGTGCGCAGCGACGGAACCCGCTACGTGGCCAAGCGGCCCGTGCGAGATCGGCTGCTGAAAGCCCGTGCCCTGAAGATCCGGGAGGAGCGCAGCGGTATGACGACCGACGACGACGCGGTGAGCGAGATGAAGATGGGCCGCTACTGGAGCAAGGAGGAGCGGAAGCAGCACCTGATCCGGGCCCGTGAGCAGCGGAAGCGGCGCGAGTTCATGATGCAGAGCCGGCTGGAGTGCCTGCGGGAGCAGCAGAATGGCGACAGCAAGCCCGAGCTCAACATCATTGCCCTGAGCCACCGCAAAACCATGAAGAAGCGGAACAAGAAGATCCTGGACAACTGGATCACCATCCAGGAGATGCTGGCCCACGGCGCGCGCTCCGCCGATGGCAAGCGGGTCTACAACCCTCTTCTCTCAGTCACCACCGTGTGA
- the PDZD4 gene encoding PDZ domain-containing protein 4 isoform 4 (isoform 4 is encoded by transcript variant 4) — MGCNMCVVQKPEEQYKVMLQEVELYKSSHRDKLGLMVCYRTDDEEDLGIYVGEVNPNSIAAKDGRIREGDRIIQINGVDVQNREEAVAILSQEENTNISLLVARPESQLAKRWKDSDRDDFLDDFGSENEGELRARKLKSPPAQQPGNEEEKGAPDAGPGLSNSQELDSGVGRTDESTRNEESSEHDLLGDEPPSSTNTPGSLRKFGLQGDALQSRDFHFSMDSLLAEGAGLGGGDVPGLTDEEYERYRELLEIKCHLENGNQLGLLFPRASGGNSALDVNRNESLGHEMAMLEEELRHLEFKCRNILRAQKMQQLRERCMKAWLLEEESLYDLAASEPKKHELSDISELPEKSDKDSTSAYNTGESCRSTPLLVEPLPESPLRRAMAGNSNLNRTPPGPAVATPAKAAPPPGSPAKFRSLSRDPEAGRRQHAEERGRRNPKTGLTLERVGPESSPYLSRRHRGQGQEGEHYHSCVQLAPTRGLEELGHGPLSLAGGPRVGGVAAAATEAPRMEWKVKVRSDGTRYVAKRPVRDRLLKARALKIREERSGMTTDDDAVSEMKMGRYWSKEERKQHLIRAREQRKRREFMMQSRLECLREQQNGDSKPELNIIALSHRKTMKKRNKKILDNWITIQEMLAHGARSADGKRVYNPLLSVTTV, encoded by the exons GAGGTGGAGCTGTATAAAAGCAGCCACCGGGACAAGCTGGGCCTGATGGTTTGCTACCGCACGGACGACGAGGAGGACCTGGGCATTTATGTCGGAGAG GTAAATCCCAACAGCATTGCAGCCAAAGACGGCCGGATCCGTGAGGGAGACCGCATCATCCAG ATTAACGGTGTAGACGTCCAGAACCGGGAAGAGGCGGTGGCCATCCTGAGCCAGGAAGAGAACACCAACATCTCCCTGCTGGTGGCCCGACCTGAGAGTCAG CTGGCGAAAAGGTGGAAGGACAGCGACCGGGATGACTTCCTGGATGACTTTGGCTCTGAGAATGAGGGGGAGCTGCGTGCTCGTAAACTGAAATCACCCCCTGCCCAGCAG CCCGGAAACGAAGAGGAGAAGGGGGCTCCCGATGCCGGCCCAGGCCTGAGCAACAGCCAGGAGCTGGACAGCGGGGTGGGCCGGACTGACGAGAGCACCCGGAACGAAGAGAGCTCTGAGCACGACCTGCTGGGGGACGAACCCCCGAGCTCCACCAACACCCCGGGAAGCCTGCGCAAGTTTGGCCTGCAAGGGGACGCCCTGCAGAGCCGGGACTTCCATTTCAGCATGGACTCTCTGCTGGCCGAGGGGGCGGGGCTGGGAGGGGGCGACGTCCCGGGCCTCACGGATGAGGAGTATGAGCGCTACCGTGAGCTCCTGGAGATCAAGTGCCACCTGGAGAACGGCAACCAGCTGGGCCTCCTCTTTCCCCGGGCCTCCGGAGGCAACAGCGCCCTGGACGTCAACCGCAACGAGAGCCTGGGCCACGAGATGGCCATGCTGGAGGAGGAGCTAAGGCACCTGGAATTCAAGTGCCGCAACATACTGCGGGCGCAGAAGATGCAGCAGCTGCGTGAGCGCTGCATGAAGGCCTGGCTGCTGGAGGAGGAGAGCCTCTACGACCTGGCGGCCAGCGAGCCCAAGAAGCACGAGCTGTCCGACATCTCCGAGCTGCCCGAGAAGTCGGACAAGGACAGCACCAGCGCCTACAACACTGGGGAGAGCTGCCGCAGCACCCCGCTGCTTGTGGAGCCCCTGCCCGAGAGCCCCCTGCGGCGGGCCATGGCCGGCAACTCCAACTTGAACCGGACCCCTCCCGGCCCCGCTGTTGCCACCCCCGCCAAGGCAGCTCCTCCACCGGGGAGCCCCGCCAAGTTCCGGTCCCTCTCCCGGGATCCTGAGGCCGGCCGGAGGCAGCACGCGGAGGAGCGCGGCCGCCGCAACCCCAAGACGGGGTTGACCCTGGAGCGTGTGGGCCCTGAAAGCAGCCCTTACCTCTCGCGGCGCCACCGCGGCCAGGGCCAGGAGGGCGAGCACTACCACAGCTGCGTGCAGCTGGCCCCGACGCGAGGCCTGGAGGAGCTGGGCCACGGCCCCCTGAGCTTGGCCGGTGGCCCTCGGGTGGGCGGGGTGGCGGCCGCGGCCACTGAAGCACCGCGCATGGAGTGGAAAGTGAAGGTGCGCAGCGACGGAACCCGCTACGTGGCCAAGCGGCCCGTGCGAGATCGGCTGCTGAAAGCCCGTGCCCTGAAGATCCGGGAGGAGCGCAGCGGTATGACGACCGACGACGACGCGGTGAGCGAGATGAAGATGGGCCGCTACTGGAGCAAGGAGGAGCGGAAGCAGCACCTGATCCGGGCCCGTGAGCAGCGGAAGCGGCGCGAGTTCATGATGCAGAGCCGGCTGGAGTGCCTGCGGGAGCAGCAGAATGGCGACAGCAAGCCCGAGCTCAACATCATTGCCCTGAGCCACCGCAAAACCATGAAGAAGCGGAACAAGAAGATCCTGGACAACTGGATCACCATCCAGGAGATGCTGGCCCACGGCGCGCGCTCCGCCGATGGCAAGCGGGTCTACAACCCTCTTCTCTCAGTCACCACCGTGTGA